A genomic stretch from Deltaproteobacteria bacterium includes:
- the murD gene encoding UDP-N-acetylmuramoyl-L-alanine--D-glutamate ligase encodes MATAAPALARDLPVLVIGLARTGIAVARFLAGRGARVRAVDRRSEAELGGAVEELAGIAELRLGAEDPAALDGITLVVPSPGVPADAPLLAAAVARGIPIVSEIELAARHLEIPLLAVTGTNGKSTTTTLLGAILRQAGRRPFVGGNLGTPLISAVGADHDVAVVEVSSFQLEWVDGFHPTIGIFLNLTDDHLDRYPDLDAYGRTKLRLFARQTARDTAILNGGDPWIRRHAGALRARVLRFGAGEGVAIRADEAAIRLRLGGGDELYPLARVTLTGAHNRENMMAAIAAARAFGVPMARVQEALEAFRGLEHRLELVRERSGVRWVNDSKGTNAGAVIKSLESFPGNVILLAGGVGKGGDYGVLRAPVARCAKHVVLFGEARDVLARALEGAASIEIVGGLAAAVAAADAHAAAGDVVLLSPACASFDMFRDYADRGRQFKALVEALP; translated from the coding sequence ATGGCGACCGCCGCTCCCGCGCTCGCGCGCGACCTTCCCGTCCTCGTGATCGGCCTCGCTCGCACCGGAATCGCAGTCGCGCGCTTCCTGGCCGGGCGCGGCGCGCGCGTGCGCGCCGTCGACCGGCGCTCGGAGGCCGAGCTCGGTGGGGCGGTCGAGGAGCTGGCGGGGATCGCCGAGCTCCGGCTCGGGGCCGAGGATCCGGCGGCGCTCGACGGCATCACGCTCGTCGTGCCGAGCCCGGGCGTCCCGGCGGACGCGCCGCTGCTCGCGGCTGCGGTCGCGCGCGGCATCCCGATCGTGAGCGAGATCGAGCTCGCGGCCCGTCATCTCGAGATCCCGCTGCTCGCCGTGACCGGGACCAACGGCAAGAGCACGACCACGACCCTTCTCGGCGCGATCCTCCGCCAGGCCGGCCGGCGTCCGTTCGTCGGCGGCAATCTCGGCACGCCGCTCATATCGGCGGTCGGCGCCGACCACGACGTCGCGGTGGTCGAGGTGTCGAGCTTCCAGCTCGAGTGGGTCGACGGCTTCCACCCGACCATCGGCATCTTCCTGAACCTCACCGACGATCACCTCGACCGCTACCCCGACCTCGACGCGTACGGACGGACGAAGCTCCGCCTGTTCGCGCGCCAGACCGCGCGCGACACGGCGATCCTGAACGGGGGCGACCCGTGGATCCGCCGCCACGCCGGCGCGCTCCGCGCTCGTGTGCTCCGGTTCGGGGCCGGCGAAGGTGTGGCGATCCGCGCGGACGAGGCGGCGATCCGGCTCCGGCTCGGCGGCGGCGACGAGCTCTATCCGCTGGCGCGCGTGACGCTCACCGGCGCCCACAACCGCGAGAACATGATGGCGGCGATCGCGGCGGCGCGTGCCTTCGGCGTACCGATGGCGCGCGTGCAGGAGGCGCTCGAGGCGTTTCGCGGCCTCGAGCACCGGTTGGAGCTCGTGCGCGAGCGGAGCGGCGTGCGCTGGGTGAACGACTCGAAGGGCACGAACGCGGGCGCCGTCATCAAGTCGCTCGAGAGCTTTCCCGGAAACGTCATCCTGCTCGCGGGCGGCGTCGGCAAGGGCGGCGACTACGGCGTGCTGCGCGCGCCGGTCGCACGGTGCGCGAAGCACGTCGTGCTCTTCGGCGAGGCGCGCGACGTCCTCGCGCGCGCGCTCGAGGGCGCCGCGTCGATCGAGATCGTCGGCGGCCTCGCGGCGGCCGTCGCGGCCGCTGACGCGCACGCGGCCGCCGGCGACGTCGTGTTGCTTTCGCCGGCGTGCGCCAGCTTCGACATGTTCCGCGACTACGCCGACCGCGGCCGGCAATTCAAAGCTCTGGTGGAGGCTCTCCCATGA
- the ftsL gene encoding cell division protein FtsL, which produces MSIAAVWERSGPLAGRGAAASVGAARARGTDRRVVLMAGLGVSMVVGVALLLVWVRLQAVHTGYQLSAARHLVHKLEQEQRELGIEIATLTSPRRLETLARERLGMGPPTPGQIVSVP; this is translated from the coding sequence ATGAGCATCGCTGCGGTGTGGGAACGATCGGGGCCTTTGGCGGGTCGCGGCGCGGCCGCCAGCGTCGGTGCGGCGCGCGCGCGCGGGACCGATCGCCGCGTCGTGCTCATGGCCGGACTCGGCGTCTCGATGGTGGTCGGGGTGGCGCTGCTGCTCGTGTGGGTACGCCTCCAGGCGGTGCACACCGGCTATCAGCTTTCGGCCGCCCGCCATCTCGTCCACAAGCTCGAGCAGGAGCAGCGCGAGCTCGGGATCGAGATCGCGACGCTGACGTCACCGCGGCGCCTCGAGACCCTCGCGCGGGAACGGCTCGGCATGGGGCCGCCGACGCCGGGCCAGATCGTGAGCGTGCCGTGA
- a CDS encoding phospho-N-acetylmuramoyl-pentapeptide-transferase has product MLYAALYSLRATHTIFNVFRYISFRTLLAALMALTISFVLGPVLIRRLTKNRIGQPIRSDGPARHQVKAGTPTMGGTLILFSLLLSTLLLGDLRNPYVWLVQLVTLGFGLVGFVDDYRKYRRGNSAGLSARQKLLAQCAIAGVAAFLLLQVPGFPPTVVMPFFKEVHLNLGWLYLPFAMLVLVGASNAVNLTDGLDGLAIGPVMIAAGTYMIFAYVAGNVKLAEYLQISYVPGAGELCIFCGALAAAGLGFLWFNAYPAQMFMGDVGSLPLGGAIAMVALITKNEIVLVLVGLVFVVEALSVIAQVTYFRWTGGKRIFLMAPIHHHFELKGWPEPQIIVRFWIISIICALLALSTLKLR; this is encoded by the coding sequence ATGCTCTACGCCGCCCTCTACTCGCTGCGCGCGACCCACACGATCTTCAACGTCTTCCGCTACATCAGCTTCCGGACGCTGCTTGCCGCGCTGATGGCGCTGACCATCTCCTTCGTACTCGGCCCCGTGCTCATCCGCCGGCTCACCAAGAACCGCATCGGCCAGCCGATCCGCTCCGACGGCCCGGCGCGCCATCAGGTGAAAGCCGGGACGCCGACGATGGGCGGCACGCTCATCCTGTTCTCGCTGCTGCTCTCGACGCTGCTGCTCGGCGACCTCAGGAATCCCTACGTCTGGCTGGTGCAGTTGGTGACGCTCGGCTTCGGGCTGGTCGGATTCGTCGACGACTATCGGAAATATCGCCGCGGCAACTCGGCGGGCCTGAGCGCGCGGCAGAAGCTCCTCGCCCAGTGCGCCATCGCCGGAGTCGCGGCGTTCCTCCTCCTGCAGGTGCCCGGCTTCCCGCCGACCGTCGTCATGCCCTTCTTCAAGGAGGTGCACCTGAATCTCGGCTGGCTCTACCTGCCGTTCGCCATGCTCGTGCTGGTCGGGGCGTCGAACGCGGTGAACCTGACCGATGGTCTCGACGGACTCGCGATCGGGCCGGTCATGATCGCCGCCGGGACGTACATGATCTTTGCGTACGTCGCCGGCAACGTGAAGCTCGCCGAGTACCTCCAGATCTCCTACGTGCCGGGCGCGGGCGAGCTGTGCATCTTCTGCGGGGCGCTCGCGGCGGCGGGCCTCGGCTTCCTCTGGTTCAACGCCTACCCGGCGCAGATGTTCATGGGCGACGTCGGTTCGCTGCCGCTCGGGGGCGCGATCGCGATGGTCGCGCTCATCACCAAGAACGAGATCGTCCTGGTGCTGGTGGGCCTCGTCTTCGTCGTCGAGGCGCTCTCGGTGATCGCGCAGGTGACGTACTTCCGCTGGACCGGCGGCAAGCGGATCTTCCTGATGGCGCCGATCCACCACCACTTCGAGCTCAAGGGCTGGCCGGAGCCTCAGATCATCGTCCGCTTCTGGATCATCTCGATCATCTGCGCGCTGCTCGCGCTCAGCACCCTGAAGCTGCGGTGA
- a CDS encoding UDP-N-acetylmuramoyl-L-alanyl-D-glutamate--2,6-diaminopimelate ligase, whose protein sequence is MLTLDELLAGVEGIACQLRGDGRVLIERLTADSRDVRPGDLFVALPGTRTDGGRFVDEACRRGAAAVAGLAATGTPAGVPTVAVAEPARFLARAAARFHGDPAAALTMVGVTGTNGKTTVTYLLEAIWRAAGVRPGVMGTINYRFGGVVDAAPLTTPPAHEIFARLAAMRAAGATHVAMEVSSHALAQDRTFGMPWDAAIFTNLGRDHMDFHRDQDDYLRAKARLFAALDASPKGRKVAVLNAADAKVAGLKPAIASRVVTFGAEGDVRAESVRMTLAGVEATLVAAGAKIAVATRLVGSGHLENVLAATAAAHALGVPLATIAAALAGFAGVPGRLETVVAGQDFTVLVDYAHTPDALAGVLSSLRALVSARLICVFGCGGDRDRGKRPLMAEAVGRHADLAILTSDNPRTEDPTRILADAEPGLERAGLALLPHLGSAKRGYLVQADRAQAIASALTTARAGDCVVIAGKGHEDYQIIGAAKQPFDDRAIARRVLAGRGAGAGRA, encoded by the coding sequence ATGCTGACGCTGGATGAGCTCCTCGCGGGAGTCGAAGGAATCGCGTGCCAGCTGCGGGGTGACGGCCGTGTTCTGATCGAGCGCTTGACCGCCGACTCACGGGACGTGCGTCCCGGCGACCTCTTCGTCGCCCTCCCAGGGACACGGACCGACGGGGGGCGTTTCGTCGACGAGGCGTGCCGGCGCGGCGCCGCCGCCGTCGCGGGCCTCGCGGCGACGGGGACGCCGGCGGGCGTGCCGACCGTGGCCGTCGCCGAGCCCGCGCGTTTCCTGGCGCGCGCGGCGGCGCGCTTCCACGGCGACCCGGCCGCCGCGCTCACCATGGTCGGCGTCACCGGCACCAACGGCAAAACGACCGTCACGTATCTGCTCGAGGCGATCTGGCGCGCGGCCGGCGTCCGCCCGGGCGTCATGGGCACGATCAACTACCGCTTTGGCGGCGTCGTCGACGCGGCGCCCCTCACGACGCCGCCCGCGCACGAGATCTTCGCGCGCTTGGCCGCCATGCGCGCCGCCGGCGCGACGCATGTCGCAATGGAGGTCTCGTCCCACGCGCTCGCGCAGGACCGCACCTTCGGCATGCCCTGGGACGCCGCGATCTTCACCAACCTCGGCCGCGACCACATGGACTTCCACCGCGACCAGGACGACTACCTGCGCGCGAAGGCGCGGCTCTTCGCGGCGCTCGACGCGAGCCCGAAGGGGCGCAAGGTCGCCGTCCTGAACGCCGCCGACGCCAAGGTCGCCGGGCTCAAGCCGGCGATCGCGAGCCGCGTCGTGACGTTCGGGGCCGAGGGCGACGTGCGCGCCGAGAGCGTGCGCATGACGCTCGCCGGCGTCGAGGCGACGCTCGTCGCCGCCGGGGCGAAGATCGCCGTCGCGACGCGCCTCGTCGGGTCCGGGCACCTGGAGAACGTGCTCGCCGCGACCGCCGCCGCCCACGCGCTCGGCGTCCCGCTCGCGACGATCGCGGCCGCGCTCGCCGGCTTCGCGGGCGTCCCCGGACGGCTCGAGACCGTCGTTGCGGGCCAGGACTTCACGGTGCTCGTCGACTACGCCCACACGCCGGACGCGCTCGCGGGCGTCTTGAGCTCGCTGCGCGCGCTCGTGTCGGCGCGCCTCATCTGCGTCTTCGGCTGCGGCGGGGACCGCGACCGCGGCAAGCGACCGCTCATGGCGGAGGCCGTCGGCCGCCACGCCGACCTGGCGATCCTGACCTCCGACAACCCGCGCACCGAGGACCCGACGCGCATCCTCGCCGACGCCGAGCCCGGTCTCGAGCGCGCCGGCCTGGCGCTGCTCCCGCATCTCGGCAGCGCCAAGCGGGGCTATCTCGTGCAGGCCGATCGCGCGCAGGCGATCGCGAGCGCGCTCACGACGGCGCGCGCCGGCGACTGCGTCGTGATCGCCGGCAAGGGCCACGAGGACTACCAGATCATCGGCGCCGCGAAGCAACCGTTCGACGATCGCGCGATCGCGCGGCGCGTGCTCGCCGGCCGCGGCGCCGGGGCGGGGCGCGCGTGA
- the rsmH gene encoding 16S rRNA (cytosine(1402)-N(4))-methyltransferase RsmH, with amino-acid sequence MSEDQVRPSPGGGGVDAEAEVGRRHAPVMVEEAVRFLHLKPGGFYVDGTLGDGGHAQRMLEADASVAVLGVDRDAVTLELTARRLAGFGSRFRTFHGNFSELDRALAAVSRSGADGILLDLGISSRQLDDPARGFGFRAAGPLDMRMHGGAGASAADLVATLDERELADIFWRYGEEKASRRIARAIVQDRASAPFTTTSALADLVARIVRRHGGTHPATRVFQALRIAVNRELEHLEIFLERVLDWLLPAGRLVVIAYHSLEDRMVKQAMRSWLARCTCPPTLPRCACGARARVTILTKKAVAPRPEEIAVNRRARSARLRAVELVA; translated from the coding sequence ATGTCGGAGGACCAAGTTCGGCCTTCTCCGGGCGGCGGTGGGGTGGATGCGGAGGCGGAGGTTGGTCGACGGCATGCTCCGGTGATGGTGGAGGAAGCGGTGCGCTTCCTCCACCTGAAACCGGGGGGCTTCTACGTCGATGGGACCCTCGGTGACGGCGGCCACGCGCAGCGGATGCTCGAAGCCGACGCCTCGGTGGCGGTCCTCGGCGTCGACCGCGACGCCGTCACACTCGAGCTGACGGCGCGCCGTCTGGCCGGGTTCGGGTCGCGCTTCCGGACCTTCCACGGCAACTTCAGCGAGCTCGACCGTGCGCTCGCGGCCGTCTCGCGGAGCGGCGCCGACGGCATTTTGCTCGATCTCGGCATCTCGTCGCGCCAGCTCGACGATCCCGCCCGCGGGTTCGGTTTCCGCGCCGCCGGACCGCTCGACATGCGTATGCACGGGGGCGCCGGGGCGTCGGCGGCGGATCTGGTCGCGACCCTCGACGAGCGCGAGCTCGCCGACATCTTCTGGCGCTACGGCGAGGAGAAGGCCTCGCGCCGGATCGCGCGCGCCATCGTTCAGGACCGGGCGTCGGCGCCCTTCACGACGACGAGCGCGCTCGCGGACCTGGTCGCCCGCATCGTGCGCCGCCACGGCGGCACGCACCCGGCGACGCGCGTCTTCCAGGCGCTCCGGATCGCCGTGAACCGCGAGCTCGAGCACCTCGAGATCTTCCTCGAGCGGGTGCTCGACTGGTTGTTGCCTGCCGGTCGGCTGGTCGTTATCGCGTATCACTCGCTCGAGGACCGGATGGTGAAGCAGGCGATGCGGTCGTGGCTCGCCCGTTGCACTTGCCCGCCGACCTTGCCGCGCTGCGCCTGCGGCGCGCGCGCGCGGGTGACGATTCTCACCAAGAAGGCCGTCGCGCCGCGCCCCGAGGAGATCGCGGTCAATCGGCGCGCGCGCTCGGCGCGCCTCCGCGCCGTGGAGCTCGTGGCGTGA
- a CDS encoding UDP-N-acetylmuramoyl-tripeptide--D-alanyl-D-alanine ligase has protein sequence MSGPTTPAAVRPPSPWRIDDVVRASRGRVVRCGSAERFGRITTDTRTLAAGDLFVALAGERHDAHDFAAAAAAAGARGLVVARPVTLPSEADVVVVEVDDTLRALQALAADLRRRVAPRVLALTGSNGKTTTKEMLAAILEEVAPGRVLKTQGNLNNLIGVPLTLLGLAGDEAYAVVEMGMNAYGEIRRLTEIADPDVGLITNVGPAHLEGLGSVEGVARAKGELFATMRRDATIVVNAEDPHVRAQAAAFPGRQVAFGAGTDVTAEAITCDARGAAAFRLRIAGGAVDVRLRVPGRHNVMNALAAAAAAWVVGAAPAAIAAGLAAAEPVGGRMRVVALASGVTVVDDSYNANPASVAAALRSLADAPAIRRIAVLGDMLELGSASPAQHRAVGALAGTVGLAALYLHGDFARETAAGAATGMAAAAIHVAASHAAIADALAADARRGDWVLVKGSRGQRMEEVVRLLGAH, from the coding sequence GTGAGCGGACCGACGACCCCGGCGGCCGTGCGGCCCCCGAGCCCGTGGCGGATCGACGACGTGGTGCGCGCGAGCCGCGGGCGCGTCGTGCGCTGCGGCAGCGCCGAGCGCTTCGGCCGGATCACGACCGACACCCGGACGCTCGCGGCCGGCGACCTCTTCGTGGCGCTCGCGGGCGAGCGCCACGACGCGCACGACTTCGCGGCGGCCGCGGCCGCGGCGGGCGCCCGTGGGCTCGTCGTCGCGCGCCCCGTGACGCTGCCGTCCGAGGCGGATGTCGTGGTCGTCGAGGTCGACGACACGCTGCGCGCGCTCCAGGCGCTCGCCGCCGATCTCCGCCGGCGCGTCGCTCCGCGCGTCCTCGCGCTCACGGGATCGAACGGCAAGACCACGACCAAGGAAATGCTGGCGGCGATCCTGGAGGAGGTCGCCCCGGGTCGCGTCCTCAAGACGCAGGGGAATCTCAACAACCTGATCGGGGTGCCGCTCACCCTCCTCGGGCTCGCGGGAGACGAGGCGTATGCCGTCGTCGAGATGGGGATGAACGCATACGGCGAGATCCGTCGGCTCACCGAGATCGCCGACCCCGACGTCGGCCTGATCACCAACGTCGGCCCCGCGCACCTCGAAGGGCTCGGCTCGGTCGAGGGCGTGGCGCGCGCGAAGGGAGAGCTCTTCGCCACCATGCGGCGCGACGCCACGATCGTCGTGAACGCCGAGGACCCGCACGTACGGGCGCAAGCGGCCGCGTTTCCCGGGCGGCAGGTCGCCTTCGGCGCGGGCACGGACGTGACCGCGGAGGCCATCACGTGCGACGCCCGCGGCGCGGCGGCGTTTCGGCTGCGAATCGCGGGCGGCGCCGTCGACGTGCGGCTCCGCGTTCCCGGCCGCCACAACGTCATGAACGCGCTCGCGGCGGCGGCGGCGGCGTGGGTCGTCGGGGCCGCGCCGGCCGCGATCGCCGCCGGCCTCGCCGCCGCCGAGCCCGTCGGCGGCCGCATGCGCGTGGTCGCGCTCGCGAGCGGCGTCACGGTCGTCGACGACAGTTACAACGCCAACCCGGCCTCGGTCGCGGCGGCGCTCCGCAGCCTCGCCGACGCGCCGGCGATCCGCCGGATCGCGGTCCTCGGCGACATGCTCGAGCTCGGATCCGCGAGTCCCGCGCAGCACCGCGCGGTCGGCGCGCTCGCCGGGACGGTCGGCCTCGCCGCGCTCTACCTCCACGGCGACTTCGCTCGCGAGACCGCCGCCGGCGCCGCGACCGGGATGGCCGCCGCCGCCATCCACGTCGCGGCGAGCCACGCCGCCATCGCCGACGCGCTCGCCGCCGACGCGCGTCGCGGCGATTGGGTGCTCGTCAAGGGATCGCGCGGCCAGCGCATGGAAGAGGTCGTCCGCCTCCTCGGAGCCCACTGA
- a CDS encoding serine hydrolase has protein sequence MRARILAVGGGIAVLLAMVALRIVQFTLTQSPDLAALARRQHHEQIHIAAHRGAILDRHGETLASSVERPSVYVRPRRVNAADRARAEAGLGAALGLPSHDVAAKLASASNFVWLKRAVSPREQSAVQGLGIGGLGEVTEARRFYPHGAVAAQVIGVADVDLRGFEGIESVYERDLRALTRTLEIERDALGREILTEGMDDPRALDGATVQLTIDVGLQTIAEGALEAGVREAQAAAGTAIVLDPWTGEVLALANAPTFDPNHRGTIPPANRRNRAINDFYEPGSTFKAILAAAALEHGVVRPDEMIFCENGAMPVGKWVIHDHHRHGWLSMSEAIAVSSNIAAAKMGERLGRDRFHPFLVDLGFGKPTGVDLLGEVGGMLRPARDWSRINLMTTSFGQGIAVTPLQMARAFAAIANGGQLVQPYVGLRATSAAGEELWTHRPNLIRRVMRPETAKAVTAMLEQVVAEGGTGTKAQIAGVRVAGKTGTSQKVERGTGRYSSDARVASFVGFLPADAPKFVIMVMVDEPQTSKYGGMVAAPIFRAIGAAALEREGLVPAQPSPLLQRAAMERDEPALPAVPLGVPSFLGLSKRMAVERARDLGWMVQVTGEGYVQSQTPAPGAAEAPGKELALSLAPSSDLL, from the coding sequence GTGAGGGCGCGCATCCTCGCCGTCGGCGGCGGCATCGCGGTGCTCCTCGCGATGGTGGCGCTGCGGATCGTGCAGTTCACCCTCACCCAGAGCCCCGATCTCGCCGCGCTCGCGCGCCGCCAACACCACGAGCAGATCCACATCGCGGCCCATCGCGGCGCCATCCTCGACCGCCACGGCGAGACGCTCGCCTCGAGCGTCGAGCGGCCGTCGGTCTACGTCCGGCCGCGACGCGTGAATGCCGCCGACCGGGCGCGCGCCGAGGCCGGGCTCGGCGCGGCTCTCGGGCTGCCGTCGCACGACGTCGCCGCGAAGCTCGCGAGCGCGTCCAACTTCGTGTGGCTGAAGCGCGCGGTGTCGCCGCGCGAGCAATCTGCCGTACAGGGTCTCGGTATCGGCGGCCTCGGCGAGGTGACCGAAGCGCGCCGCTTCTACCCGCACGGCGCGGTCGCGGCGCAGGTGATCGGCGTCGCCGACGTCGACCTCCGCGGCTTCGAGGGCATCGAAAGCGTCTACGAGCGGGACCTGCGCGCCCTCACCCGCACCCTCGAGATCGAGCGCGACGCGCTCGGCCGTGAGATCCTGACCGAGGGCATGGACGATCCGCGCGCCCTCGACGGCGCGACCGTGCAGCTCACGATCGACGTCGGCCTGCAGACGATTGCCGAGGGCGCGCTCGAAGCGGGCGTCCGCGAGGCGCAGGCGGCGGCCGGCACGGCGATCGTGCTCGACCCGTGGACCGGGGAGGTCCTCGCGCTCGCCAACGCCCCCACCTTCGACCCGAACCACCGCGGGACGATCCCGCCCGCCAACCGCCGGAACCGCGCCATCAACGACTTCTACGAGCCGGGCTCGACCTTCAAGGCGATCCTCGCCGCGGCCGCCCTCGAGCACGGCGTGGTGCGCCCCGACGAGATGATCTTCTGCGAGAACGGCGCCATGCCGGTCGGCAAGTGGGTCATCCACGACCACCACCGCCACGGCTGGCTCTCGATGTCGGAGGCGATCGCGGTGTCGAGCAACATCGCGGCGGCGAAGATGGGCGAGCGCCTCGGCCGCGACCGCTTCCATCCGTTCCTCGTCGACCTCGGATTCGGAAAACCGACCGGCGTCGACCTGCTGGGCGAGGTCGGCGGCATGCTCCGTCCGGCCCGCGACTGGTCGCGCATCAACCTCATGACGACCAGCTTCGGCCAGGGCATCGCCGTGACCCCGCTCCAGATGGCGCGCGCCTTCGCCGCGATCGCGAACGGCGGCCAGCTCGTCCAGCCCTACGTCGGTCTGCGCGCCACCAGCGCGGCCGGTGAGGAGCTCTGGACGCACCGGCCGAACCTCATCCGCCGGGTCATGAGGCCCGAGACCGCGAAGGCCGTGACGGCGATGCTCGAGCAAGTGGTGGCGGAAGGGGGCACCGGCACCAAGGCGCAGATCGCGGGCGTGCGCGTCGCGGGCAAGACCGGCACCTCGCAGAAGGTCGAGCGGGGTACGGGACGCTACTCGTCCGACGCGCGCGTCGCGTCCTTCGTGGGGTTCCTGCCGGCCGACGCTCCGAAGTTCGTCATCATGGTGATGGTCGACGAGCCCCAGACGTCGAAGTACGGCGGCATGGTCGCGGCGCCGATCTTCCGCGCGATCGGCGCGGCGGCGCTCGAGCGCGAGGGCCTCGTCCCGGCGCAGCCGTCGCCCCTCTTGCAGCGGGCCGCGATGGAGCGCGACGAGCCCGCTCTGCCGGCGGTGCCGCTCGGCGTGCCGTCCTTCCTCGGCCTCAGCAAGCGCATGGCGGTCGAGCGTGCCCGCGACCTCGGCTGGATGGTGCAGGTGACGGGCGAGGGATACGTCCAGAGCCAGACCCCGGCCCCTGGCGCCGCGGAGGCTCCCGGGAAAGAATTGGCCCTCAGCCTGGCCCCCTCGAGCGACCTCTTGTGA
- the ftsW gene encoding putative lipid II flippase FtsW: protein MTARAAALTAPILTRRVAPRAKAHPVVARGGDRWIVLAVAALVTVSVVMVFNTSYFFAGERFGDPLHVFKKHLASIGLGMLACFVASRLRSTTYERLAYPALAVIVVLLVAVLIPGVGIVRGGARRWIGLGIINLQPSEIAKIVAVLYLAHSMVRKGPRLTTFSLGVLPHVITIGVLAGLVVKEPDFGTAALLGVTLFAMLFAGGVRWRHLVLPVLPIVPLAVWAVASSPYRLRRVLVFLDPWQHPRDAGFQLVQSFLAFGSGGLFGTGLGESKQKMFYLPEAHTDFIFSVIGEELGLVGALVVVGLFAVLAIRGLRVALNHPTTFGQLVAFGATTVLVLQAGINMAVVLGLLPTKGLALPFVSYGGSAMIGAMTAVGVLLALSRESG, encoded by the coding sequence ATGACGGCTCGTGCCGCCGCGCTCACCGCGCCCATCCTCACCCGCCGTGTCGCTCCGCGCGCCAAGGCGCATCCCGTCGTCGCGCGCGGCGGCGACCGCTGGATCGTGCTCGCGGTGGCGGCGCTCGTGACGGTGAGCGTCGTCATGGTGTTCAACACCAGCTATTTCTTCGCGGGCGAGCGCTTTGGCGACCCCCTGCACGTCTTCAAGAAGCACCTCGCGTCGATCGGGCTCGGGATGCTGGCGTGCTTCGTGGCGTCGCGCCTGCGCTCGACGACCTACGAGCGCCTTGCGTACCCCGCGCTCGCGGTGATCGTGGTGCTGCTGGTCGCCGTGTTGATTCCCGGGGTCGGGATCGTGCGCGGCGGCGCGCGGCGCTGGATCGGGCTCGGCATCATCAACCTGCAGCCCTCCGAGATCGCGAAGATCGTGGCGGTGCTCTACCTGGCGCACTCGATGGTGCGGAAGGGCCCCCGCCTCACGACGTTCTCCCTCGGCGTGCTGCCGCACGTGATCACGATCGGCGTGCTCGCCGGCCTGGTCGTGAAGGAGCCCGATTTCGGCACGGCGGCGCTCCTCGGCGTGACGCTCTTCGCGATGCTGTTCGCCGGCGGCGTCCGGTGGCGGCACCTCGTCCTCCCGGTCCTGCCGATCGTTCCGCTCGCCGTCTGGGCGGTCGCGTCGAGCCCGTACCGCCTGCGGCGTGTGCTCGTATTCCTCGATCCCTGGCAGCACCCGCGCGACGCCGGTTTCCAGCTCGTACAGTCGTTCCTGGCCTTCGGGTCGGGCGGTCTCTTCGGGACGGGGCTCGGCGAGAGCAAGCAGAAGATGTTCTATCTGCCCGAGGCGCACACCGACTTCATCTTCTCGGTGATCGGCGAGGAGCTCGGGCTGGTCGGCGCGCTCGTCGTCGTCGGGCTCTTCGCGGTGCTGGCGATCCGTGGTCTGCGCGTGGCGCTGAACCATCCGACGACCTTCGGACAGCTGGTCGCGTTCGGCGCGACGACGGTGCTCGTGCTCCAGGCCGGCATCAACATGGCGGTCGTGCTCGGGCTCCTGCCGACCAAGGGCCTGGCGCTGCCGTTCGTGAGCTACGGCGGCTCGGCGATGATCGGCGCGATGACGGCGGTCGGCGTCCTGCTCGCGCTCTCACGCGAGTCGGGTTGA
- a CDS encoding division/cell wall cluster transcriptional repressor MraZ translates to MDLCGNFSHTIDGKGRVSVPAGFRDQLLDDHRLVLAPFTVIGQRCVDVYPYGEWRKLLERFEARPKFSAKSLKFQVGYIGRSHRTEIDSAGRILLPPGLREHASLRRDVVVMGQSHMFRLMDEETYRKVMGELDAEAAEDQGLFEDLSL, encoded by the coding sequence GTGGATCTTTGCGGGAACTTCAGCCACACGATCGACGGCAAGGGCCGCGTCAGCGTCCCGGCCGGTTTCCGCGATCAGCTCCTCGACGATCATCGTCTGGTCCTCGCGCCGTTCACGGTCATCGGGCAGCGCTGTGTGGACGTCTACCCATACGGCGAATGGCGGAAGCTGCTCGAGAGGTTCGAAGCACGTCCGAAGTTCAGTGCCAAGTCCCTCAAGTTCCAGGTGGGCTACATCGGGCGTTCCCACCGCACTGAGATCGATTCGGCCGGGCGTATCCTTCTGCCGCCGGGATTGCGGGAGCATGCGAGCTTGAGGCGGGACGTGGTGGTGATGGGGCAGTCGCACATGTTTCGGCTGATGGATGAGGAGACGTATCGCAAGGTGATGGGCGAGCTGGATGCCGAAGCGGCGGAAGATCAAGGCCTCTTCGAGGATCTGAGTCTCTGA